Genomic segment of Panicum virgatum strain AP13 chromosome 9N, P.virgatum_v5, whole genome shotgun sequence:
CCCTTGAAGGTGACTGGTAATTTTATCAATTTCAAGATTTGTGGTCCTAACCTATCGAAGGTGCTCAAAGAGGAAGGATGTCCATGTATGTGTTCATAGAGTTAATGTGCATAGTATATGTGAACATTTACGTTATATTGTGTTTTTAAAGAAACATTACCTTTATAAATTTGGTACTGTATTCGGGAAAGCGTATCCCTCTCACTTttatgaattaaaataattttttatgtcTATATGCTAGTGCCTATTATGAATACATGACGAGAGGGCATTTGTCAGAGCTCTTCGGTTGTACCCCTCCACCCCAAAAGAATGCAATTCTCGTTTTTCGAGGAGTcaaacaattttaaatttaactggccaatttatataaaataattttaacaTCTATATTACAAATAATTATCATTAGATTAATTATGTAATATACCTTTATAATAAATCTATTTGGAGATATTAGTGTTATTAAttctttatataaatttggttagATTTAAAACTGTTGACCTCGAGAAGTGAGAGTTGTATTCTTTTGGGGACTGACGGAGTAGTTGTCATTGTTGCAAGCCTACTTCAATAAGGACAATGACGAATCTCTAGAAGATTTGATAAAATCTCTTTTAACCGTCACAAGGAATCTAAAAAGGTGAAAAGTAAGAAATTTACAAAATGGTACTGCAACTAATTCCACAAGAAAAATCAAAGTCGTACATGATGATTTGGTACTTGTCCAATAAAACTTTTTTTACCCTAGTCGGATGGAGAAAGGCACCAAAGCATATAAAAGCACATGTCTAACTCTAACAAGATTGGacacttgaaaaaaaaacaagataaGAGATTTATACTCATTAACGTGGACACATGCTTTACCGCGAAAAAAGAAGTCAAACCGTGTGCCTTTGACCATCAATTCCTAAACTTCTACATAAATTATACAACATGCAAATTATTTGCTATGAAAGTATTCCTCGTGGTAAATCCAAAATATATATCTTATGATGTTGGTAAGATTTGACTTAATTAGGACAAAGCTAAAAACAACAATCTTTCTTAGCCAAGTGAGTACTTTAATTAATTGGTAAGTCATCTTTTGTATGGCTAATCATCGCATGTTCATGCAAATGCACTACCCTACTAAAAAGGAGCtctccactactagaaaacgggccttcGGTCCAGCACAAAAGTACCAGTTGCCAtatcacccggtactaatacatgcatcagtaccggttgcaacgACCACTAGTACTTTTAGCTCGGACCAATGGATCAAGATGGCTAGGGagaacctttggtaccgggtgatggcACAGTCTGGTACCAATGATCAAGATTGGCACCGGGTCGTTTCACAGCCCAGGACCAATCTGCATGCTGATTTTTGGCACCGGTGAAAactatcaaccggtaccaatggccgATCTCTCGCTAGGGATATTGATTTTTGGCACCGGTGAAAACTATCAACCGGTACCGATGGCCGATCTCTGCTCCAGATATTTTTAAGTCGCTGCTGCCGACTCCTCCTATCCTCTACCTCTCATCTCTCTCGCTACCTTATCCTCTAGAGAGCCGGCCCATGGGGCGCGCGGGCCGCTGcgctgccgccaccaccaccactgcgTAGGAGCACGGACAaccggccgccgcggcaggcAACCGGCGGGAGCCGGCCGTGGGAGCGGCCGTGGGGCGCAGGCACGcgggagccgcgccgcccgggCTCGCCAACGCTCGCTCAGCCTGCTACGCACCGGGGCACGTCAAGCGCCGCCCCATCCCATTCCTCTGCCTATTGCTTggatcctcctcttcctctcccgcacgccgccaccgccgccgccgcgatgggCCTCTTCGACGTGCTCTACCGCATGGTGATGCGCCGCAACACCGTCTACGTCAccttcgtcgtcgccggcgccttTGCGGGCGAGAGGGTACGCCCTCCCCCACCCTCCCCGATCCACGCCTCGCAGATCGGCCCTCCCCCCTGATGCCCTCCCCGATCCACATCTCCCAGATCGGCCCCCCTCCCCTCAACCACGTGCTTCCTCTTCTGTTCTCTCTCGTTGTCTGTAGACGATTGATTTGACTTGTCTGGTTTGGTTGCAGGCGGTGGATTACGGAGTCCACAAGCTCTGGGAGATGAACAACATCGGGGTAAgtttccccttccctctccgccGCCCTCCCCTTCGGTGGTGTTGTTGAGCGTCTCTTGATTCGTGGGGGGGGGTACTGGATCTTATGTTTGCGATCCAACAAGTAGAGAAGGAAATCCTCGTTCCgtgcctttcaaaaaaaaatcctgagTCATTGCTTGATATCATTTCTTGTGATGGTTGTCTTTTTGTTGTTCCTGGAGTGGTCCTCCCCATCATGTATGAGCTACCTGAGTCACCACCCGGGTTCTTCGAGGAGGAGGGCACGGTCTGGTGGCACGCGCACAGCGACTTCGACCGCGCCACCGTGCACGGCGCCATCGTCGTCCACCCCCAAGCGCGGCTCCGCCTACTCTTACACCAAGCCGCACAAGGAGATGCCCATCATCCTCGGTACATGCATATGGATCATTTGGATTTTCAGTACTGCTATGAACTGCATGCATGCTACGACTGGTATGCATGACTTGAAAATTGAAATTCTTCAGAGCTTGGATTGAGATGTATATGTGCCTTGCCCCCGTAATCGGCGACAATTTGTATCATTTCTCTACTACTAGTATGCTGATTTGGTACTATGTGGGATTGTATTGAgtgtattaattttgtaattGATTCTTTGAATGATTTGTGAGATTTATAGAATTTGTATCAATTGATTTAATATTTTGTGGTTGATTCTTCGAATGATTGTTGGCACTAGCTAGAACAGAAGAAGATCGGAGAGATTAGAACCGGAGAGGATACAGGAACGGGAGAGATTCAACGGGAGAGGTAGCTGTTggtggtaccggttggtctttccaaccggtaccaatggatgcttaaggcaccgggtgaaaaacccggtgtcttagaCCGAGGCCAATGGTCTCGGTTGGCGGGTACCGGTTgcaaaaccggtacctatgggCGTTTTCGACCGGTTCTCATGggttgttttctagtagtgctcgGCTGGGGTCTTCGGTGTCAGGGAGTCATAGTTTTAAAGACATGTAGGTAAATAAAGCTttatgatgagttgatgatagcACGGTCATGATAATGGAGGTGCATTAATTATTGATGTGTTTGGTTCAATTCATTGCCAAATATTTGGGGTACCGTTTGGTTagccacaactgtggcaggccACAGTTTTTGTCCACCCGTCATAGATCAATTATTTGAACATATTGTTAGCCACACTTTAGCAAAAGTTTGGCAAAGAGTCATGACAATGTTATTTGGCCAATCATGAAACGAACACGTTGAAGTGGAACCATCAATAGTTGGATATATAATTGCTAGCTATAATTTTGTCGTTCTTCTATATATCTTTTTGCTCCACATTTGTAATAATGAGGTGGATCTTTTTTGTTCTATATAACTAGCTGAGATAACAGTGTTGGAGACACACTCTAGCAAAGCAAGGAGACGAGGCAGCACGTAGGGCTTTGGTGGCGGGCAGCGGGAGAACAGTGAGGACCGATGAAATGAAAGAGGCAGCAAGATTCTAATTGGCGGCACGGTGCTTCCGAGCTTCGCCATCCTTCCAGTTGGTGCCACTACTACTGTACTTTTGCTGCCATATGCAGGTGCTGCATGTAGTATCCACACGCATGTGTTATGTTTCTCCCATCCCATTGTATTATCATGAGTTATTCGCTTTTAGGCTATCCGCACTTGTCATACTCTAAATCAATgctctaaaaaaatattcttgTCTGATTATCGAGATTTTCTCATCTATATTCAGTTTCCTATAGCTATCATACTCTATATCtctactctataccaactaccacgcATAAAAAAATTCTCTTTTTTACCCCTGCCCTCGCCATCCACGCGCTGCGCATCTTGCATTGGCGTCCAAGGATGCCGAGGCCAGGCAATGGGGAGGGCCAGCGCTAGCTGCTGGCTGACTGTCTGCGTACGGGATCCCTGTGCATGCCAGAGGGCACGCCACCGCACGCTGCAAgtaacgccgccgccggcaacgaCATCGATCCCGATCGCCCCTGCGCATGCATGAAGGAGATCGAACTATAAAAAGGCCGGCATCTCATGTGTGGTGCTGAAGGATGCTGGCCCCCCGGTCTGCAATCACCGTTGTCCTCCAATAATCATGTGAAAAAGAACCGTCAGGATCGGGTGATCGGTCGATTTGGTGGTGCGCCTTTCATCTGATCGTACGTGGTGCAATAATCTCTCGCAAACGTGTAAGCAAGGCAGCTAGATGTATGGCTTAAAAAGAAAGTGTATTATGGGCTTATGGCTGTATGCCACCATACTTTGTCAGGTATACGTACGGCGGCTCCTACTGCAGTAATAAGATGGCCGTGCTGCTACGTCTAACTGCTGGTACTATGGTGGTTGAGAATTGAGTAAGGCTGCCGGAGCGAGCATGCTGCTGCAGCTAGAATGTGGGAGGGAAACAATTTGAGGGCGGTGCATGGTTGGTATGGCACGGATTTGGATGGGCAGGAAAGCTAGTTAAAAGTAGTCTATCAACTCGTGCTCATGCCCTTGCCCTGATTGTTATGTTCGTTATGTATTTAGAtgcatatatattatataaataAAGAGTTTATTTTTGGATTAATTTTCATCACTGTAGAGAAGGATAATTTACATGAAATTTTTGTTTTGGATtctttttataatggcatacgTGTGATCACCTATTGTTGTTAATGAtgattaaaaatataaaatccaCGGTCAGATGTTTTGGTCTGTCGTGTAAATTtgtagtagtttttttttctagcaCGAGGATTAATGCTGAGGCTTGAGAACAAGTGTCCTGGAAAGAGTAGATGATTTTTGCTAGAGGTAAAAAATGGATCAttgcgttgatgatgttccAAAAATATATGTGAAtttatattaatattttttgGCCTGcacataaaattttaaaaactaTTAACTTCAACaacaaaattataaaaattattAATAAATGTAACATATCTGGAGAAGTCTATGCACTAGATGATGTACAactaaaaaaaaaatgcaaactatgTGATCCCGTGTTAGACATTCTAATAAGAGCCGTGTTTCATGTATACACATTTGTAGATGTGTAGCTGCCCCATCATATACAGAATCCATGGTGCACACGCGGTTGGATGACAGACGCCGCTGGCAGCCGATTGCTCTATTCCTTTCCGTTACTGTGCCTCCTCCCCCTGTTCCGTCCCTCGGCAGGCCATGTGGTGAACAGCAGAACAGGGCGGTGTGCAACGGAAAAGGGCCCCTGCAGACCAACCAAATAAACAAGCGCGATTAACCAGCAGGTCGCCCCCGTAGTTAATTCGCCCTAATCAGCACGGAAGCGCGAGATTAACAAGTCAAGGATGCATGTAATTAATGTAATGTGAACCCCGGACCTATCATTGGAAAGGTGTCACAAGATGAGGCAACAGGCCTAGAAGCCCCGAAgcatttctttttctctctatcCTCTTTTGTTTCTACTCCTTTTTTCTCTCCTCTTTTTCGAGGGCCGAGTTCTTGTCTGATGTGGAAAGAAGTGAGGTGGTGTGGAAAGAGGGCGGGAGGCCAGGACCTACTGGTTGGAACTTGGGTGAAGaaggggtgtgtgtgtgggtatGGTAGCTACCAAAGCTAGCTTGGGGTTGGAAAAGGGAGAAAAAGCTCCTACCACGCGTACCAGCCAGGGCTGCTGGATGGAGAAGGAAAGTAACCGGAGATTGGGAGGAAGGCACCAGCAGCTAGCCCAACCGGGCACCTAGTAAATGAGCAGCACATCCATCCatggtgtggtggtggtggtggtggagtggGTGATGAGTAATGCTGCCACGATCCCGCAGACAAGCACTTGATGCGGTGCTCCTGCTCCAATTCTGCTTTCCCCCCAATAGGGGGTATAGCAGTAGAAGATGCCCGGCAATATCTAGTGTGTATTATATAGTGCATGCAACCATCATCTGTGATACCTTGTTCTAAAATCTAAGGAGTGAAAAGCAATCATGTAGTATATATGctatatataaacatatatatgatatgattgTTGTATACACGTACGTACCTAACTGCTCTAGAACATTAAATTTTGCCTTTACATATGCACACGTACGTCATGCATCTATTTTCTTTTCATAGATCGATTTCATGGCGGCCGGTTCACCTTTTGCACTGCACAACACATATCGATTTCATCTTGGGATCGAGGAGATGAGAACGATGTGCGCGTTGCTGCTGCCGCTAGTCTTGTGCCTGCCCCTCTGCGCAGGCGCGTCCACGTGGCCGCCCCGCGCCTCGCCCCCAGTCATCCCCAATAGAAAACCCCAGCCTTTTTGGCGGCACTGTTCCGATGTGCTACTCCATCCGCAGCACGGCAGAGCAGGCGCGGCACCTGTGGTCTGGGCCTCTGGGGGTTGGATGGACTCATGGACATGGACCCCAAGCTGAGGTGAACCTGAGTGCCCGATCCGATGGCCTTGCCAGAGGCTTGCAAGTGTCACGGCGCGGGGGCGCGTACGTGCGCGTGATGTGCGCGCGCGTACGTGCGCGTGATGTGGCTTGTCCCTTTGCCGGCTCCGCTCCTCCTCAAATATTCTCGCCCGCCTCCTCATTCCTCCCCAACCATCTCATTCCTTCCTTCCCCCCACCTTCTTCCGAGGTCCTTGCTCCCCCCGGCGGCAGCTCGCACCTTGCAAGGAACACCCAGCGCCCAGCTCTGCTGTGTTTGGCGGCGTGCCACCAGAGGGAGACCCGGCGGTTAGCTGCTAACTGAAGTGGGCGGCCAGCTAGCGACTCGCTCTAGCTAGCTTCTGGTTCTGGCCCCTGCGCTGCGGCGTGCACGCCATGGCTCAGGAGGACGTCCACCTGGACGACGCCGGGCTGGCCCTGGACCtgtccctcggcggcggcggagcctctgacgcggcgcggcggcagggcACCGGCGGCCGGCTGGGCAGGGACGCGGCgcggctgccgccgtcgccgcgcgcgctGGAGCCGTCGCTGACGCTTAGCATGCCGGACGAGGCGACCGCGAcggggtccggcggcggggccgcgcACAGCgtgtcgtcgccgccggcggcgggcgtgaAGAGGGAGCGCGTGGAGGAggccgacggcgagcgggcgtcGTCGACGGCGCgggccgaggacgacgacgacgggagCACGCGCAAGAAGCTGCGGCTGACCAAGGAGCAGTCCGCGCTCCTGGAGGACCGCTTCAAGGAGCACAGCACCCTCAACCCGGTACgaccgcgccgcccctgccgaTCGACCTGGATCCGGTTGCTGCATCTCTGTTTGTTTGCAAATATATTGTGTGTCTGCAGATTAATAAACAAGTAGTGGTGGAGCTCGATTTCTTATCCATCCATGCCAAATGAGCTTATCTCTCAACTCAAGTCTGAACATGCTCCTCCTTTTCGCTTTCTGTTGGTGTGTCTTATCCGGCCCTGACCAGAAGCAGAAAGTCGCGCTGGCGAAGCAACTGAACCTGAGGCCACGGCAGGTCGAGGTGTGGTTCCAGAACAGGCGAGCAAGGTTAGTGTTGCCGCCCAAGCCCGACCCCCCCCCATAGCTCCTGACGGTGGCCAACTAACCTGGTTTAGCCGCGCGCGCAGGACGAAGCTGAAGCAGACGGAGGTGGACTGCGAGTTCCTCAAGCGCTGCTGCGAGTCGCTCACCGAGGAGAACCGCCGCCTGCAGCGGGAGCTGCAGGAGCTCCGCGCGCTCAAGTTCGCCCCGCCGGggcccgggccgccgccgccgcccgccaccgcgccggcgccgttcTACATGCAGCTGCTGGCCGCCACGCTGACGCTCTGCCCGTCCTGCGAGCGCCTGGgcgggcccgccgccgcggccaaggCCGaccccggccggcccaaggcGGCGGCCCCGGCGCACCACTTCTTCAACCCCTTCACCCACTCCGCCGCCTGCTGATCATCTCATCTGCACGCGCGTGCATGGTGACCACCAGCAACAACACAGAGCACCGCCACTGCCACCACGTACACGCCATCCAAACCACCTCGCGTACGCCACAAGTAACATGATGATCCATCCTCCCCTCTAGCTATTTTCGTGATCAGGGGGGATGGGGATTAAGTAAGATAGCTAGTTACTGTTCCCATCTTCAGCTAATCCAACCAATCATAGGCTTTGATACATAGGGGTAGTCAAAATAGCCAATCCATCCATGTATATTTTTGGGCATCCATGCTGTTTCAGGAGCACTACTCTTCGGTTTTCTTTCATTCACAGGTTGGAGTACGTATTCATATGCCGTTGATCAGAGGGCAGTTAAGTACGTAACCGAGTGGTAGTACTAGTACAATTATACTGTTATTACTGTACAAATCGACGACCATTAGATTGAGATGCTTCTAGTCGATCTCCTTCCTGTTTTTATACATGTACATATGTTCACTCTTATGCCCGAAGAAAACGAGAGCTTCCCAGACCATTGCGCTACTGTTTGCAAATAAGAGTGCGGCACGTGCCCCAAGCAGTCGGCAGTGTCCTGTCGGGAAATCGAGGACTTTCAGGCCATCGACTTTTTACCGTGCGTGAGTTGATCCCCAGCCCCAGGCACGTGGCCGTTGTGCGTCAGCCTCAGGCAGGCTTGGCGTGCCGTACTGTCTTTGCCTCGCATACAAATTGACGGTACATCCGCACCTCACGATTATGTTTGTTTTCATCAGTTTTTTAGTCTatgtcacatcaaaagaaattttatcatttagaagtattaaataaaatttgtttataaattttttgacagatgagtgctaatttgcgagatgaatctaattagtATAATCAATTCATGATTTGctgcagtgatgctacagtaaccatcaacTGATTATAGATtgatatacctcattagattcgtctcgcagtttaggcTCAGGGTTTAGCCTCCCAAACCACCACGCCATGTCACCACGCTCGggtaaaattttttgggaacttttataacactaattaggagtattaaacatagaataattataaaactaattacacgaaTAGAtgggaaatcgcgagacgaatctattaaacctaattaattcgtcattagaGGATGTTTACTATAGAacgacattgtctaatcattgcataattaggttcaatagattcgtctcgcgattttgcccgggggttatggaatgggttttgtcagttatccatatttaatacttataattagtgatcaaacgtTTGAGATTATCGTAGCGCGTGAAAagttttgggaactaaacaggaccttgGTCTCATGAAAGTTCAGGTGGCACCCTCCCTCGCTGTTCTTCCTCGCCGCTTTGTACTTTGGTGGACGTTATTAAAACTAGGTCGCGGCAGTAAACACATTCAGCGACGCAACACATATTCCGTGTCGGAGGTTATCTGCACTTCAGCACTTGCATACTTTGTGTTCGACCCTATGTCTCTTTGGTACGGTGTCGTAAATCGCTTTGTAGTTTCGTTGGTTTTGCAGGGAATTTAGTATTAGCATTTTTGTGCAGCAAATTAAATTTCAATTTGATCAAACCTGCTTATGATGTTTAACTTTGGTTGATCTATTCCTTTTTCATATTGTATGGGTGCTGTGGTGTGATGAAGAAGAGATATGCTCTCTTTTTCAAATATGCTGCTTCTACGGTCCCTTTATGCCTTCCTCCCTACAGGGATTTCTACGGCCATTGATGTGAAATACGAGGCCTGTTTTAGCATCAGCATGGACTGTAGGGATCAGTGCCCTGAGCACGTCATACCTTCTAGCTCTATGGGCAAAAATAAGAGCATCTACATGACAGAGCATCATACCTTCCCGCTACTGTTTGTACATTATTTACTGAATCAATGATACTCTATTAGGTTGAAATTTATTTTCTTGCACTTGAATAGGTAGCATCAGGGATTTGTAGAATTATAGCTTCCATTGCCGTTCAAGCAATTGTTGGATCAAATTGCACCAAAAAAAACGAAAGTTGGTGACCACTTACAATTTTTGCTTTGTCTAGCCATCATATATGCCATTCGTCCTGCTTACTGTCTATTTTCTCTAACGAGGTGTTTGCAGCCCTAGACATGGAAACACATTTGAAGTTTCATATAGATAGTCCTTCTACATGTACATTTTTGCTATATCATATAGATAGCTTATTTACCGGCGCGGCGAAGCGCGCCCAAACGACCTAGTACTGATGGTGAGCGTCAGGCACAGATGTTGGATGATGACACGAGCCCTCTTGGCTTGGCCCTGTCTGCAGGTGTACACCCCTTTTTTATATCTGTGCACGGCTCAATGATTGCGCTGTCGGGGCTCTCATCCCCGAGTTGCCGTCGCTTTTGCTGGATTCATTATTGGGACAGCAGGCAAGCCAGCCACCCAGCCAGCCGCTGTCGCGCG
This window contains:
- the LOC120692612 gene encoding homeobox-leucine zipper protein HOX19-like isoform X2; this encodes MAQEDVHLDDAGLALDLSLGGGGASDAARRQGTGGRLGRDAARLPPSPRALEPSLTLSMPDEATATGSGGGAAHSVSSPPAAGVKRERVEEADGERASSTARAEDDDDGSTRKKLRLTKEQSALLEDRFKEHSTLNPKQKVALAKQLNLRPRQVEVWFQNRRARTKLKQTEVDCEFLKRCCESLTEENRRLQRELQELRALKFAPPGPGPPPPPATAPAPFYMQLLAATLTLCPSCERLGGPAAAAKADPGRPKAAAPAHHFFNPFTHSAAC
- the LOC120692612 gene encoding homeobox-leucine zipper protein HOX19-like isoform X1, with the protein product MAQEDVHLDDAGLALDLSLGGGGASDAARRQGTGGRLGRDAARLPPSPRALEPSLTLSMPDEATATGSGGGAAHSVSSPPAAGVKRERVEEADGERASSTARAEDDDDGSTRKKLRLTKEQSALLEDRFKEHSTLNPKQKVALAKQLNLRPRQVEVWFQNRRASRARRTKLKQTEVDCEFLKRCCESLTEENRRLQRELQELRALKFAPPGPGPPPPPATAPAPFYMQLLAATLTLCPSCERLGGPAAAAKADPGRPKAAAPAHHFFNPFTHSAAC